From Alienimonas californiensis, a single genomic window includes:
- a CDS encoding POTRA domain-containing protein, which translates to MSPSPRRRVPATLLVCLALATLALLPVGLLQAQSGTPDRPIVAVRVEGNETIPAAVILQKISIKSGRVVSNHEVLDDIRSLYETKWFSRVKREFRETDAGIELVFLVKELPQVASVTYQGNDKKSDEQLSRVTGLEPGSPYRVMFNRDAAEQLRRYYIDEGFRHAKVTLVRGDAESDRDVVFQIEEGPKVRVAKVSFEGNKDFSDAVLKRGLETKTKLLGMVPLFGLFDPTTVPRDEAAITDYYRDLGYFDVKVAAEVAESEDRSEIYVTFNVEEGQRYRVRNVSLEGNEKLADAALMSDPSLRPGDFYNARFLQKDRAEMEKLYGEQGRLFTKILPVPEFLEEEPGVIDLTYQIQEDKVRYIRHINVEIVGDHPHTQRNLALNIVPFAPGDRADPAMIRKGQDRVRGSSVFGTDASVSVTPVDESENPVRQASDIRGQSPDAPPSAAGPSDAGPSASLAPATYRRVLPPTGGSGVMQARPAPLSELPVRAASYHGNAPGDAVRNADRDPLTRAARRPASPENDPSDWVAANLFHPPVPLGETLLPPAWVPTIPTFDGPSESPIAQITPSVKSPEENGFITPTYRAQSPDSPSAGGGWEPGPVVQPVTPGPVVTAEGEYNPFRTIQQTGGEYGPGVSSPLLPQSPNGGPFQGTFNEPPPFQEPPGFVDIDVRAREERTGRFMVGAAVNSSSGLVGQVTLQEDNFDIWNFPRSFQELRNGTAFRGRGQRLRIEAVPGAEVSRYLISLTDPYFLDSLYSVGVSGFYYSRYYDEWDEQRLGGRLTVGRQLTPFWSIVGSSRLEDVKIFNPTFPTPPKLAESVGDNTLFTVGASLKYDSRNRAILPSEGTFAEFGYTQGLGDFVYPRFDAEAAQYWLLNERPDGTGQHVLSLNGAVGLAGDDMPIFENYYLGGFQTLRGFDFRGVSPLQNGVRVGGRFSTYGSLQYRFPILVNDALQGVVFSDFGTVNDSVSLDDFRASVGAGIRVSLPQAFGPAPLAFDFAVPVAGPDFDDEQLFSFNIGMTR; encoded by the coding sequence ATGTCGCCATCGCCCCGCCGACGCGTCCCGGCCACGCTGCTGGTTTGTCTTGCACTGGCGACGCTCGCCCTCTTGCCGGTGGGGTTGTTGCAGGCGCAGAGCGGCACGCCGGATCGGCCGATTGTCGCCGTCCGCGTCGAGGGCAACGAAACGATCCCGGCGGCGGTGATTCTGCAGAAAATTTCGATCAAGAGCGGCCGGGTCGTCAGCAACCACGAGGTGCTGGACGACATCCGCAGCCTGTACGAGACCAAGTGGTTCAGCCGCGTGAAGCGGGAGTTCCGCGAGACCGACGCCGGTATTGAGTTGGTGTTCCTCGTCAAGGAACTGCCGCAGGTCGCTTCGGTCACCTACCAAGGCAACGACAAGAAGTCGGACGAACAGCTCTCCCGCGTCACCGGGCTGGAGCCGGGCAGCCCGTACCGGGTGATGTTCAACCGCGACGCCGCGGAGCAACTCCGCCGCTACTACATCGACGAGGGCTTCCGCCACGCGAAGGTCACGCTGGTCCGGGGGGACGCCGAGAGCGACCGCGACGTGGTCTTCCAGATTGAGGAAGGTCCGAAAGTGCGGGTGGCGAAGGTCTCCTTCGAGGGCAACAAGGATTTCTCCGACGCCGTGCTGAAGCGGGGCCTGGAAACGAAAACGAAGCTGCTGGGCATGGTCCCGCTGTTCGGCCTGTTCGATCCGACGACCGTCCCCCGGGACGAGGCCGCGATCACCGACTACTACCGCGACCTGGGCTACTTCGACGTGAAGGTCGCGGCGGAGGTCGCCGAGAGCGAGGACCGCTCCGAGATTTACGTCACCTTCAACGTGGAGGAAGGCCAGCGCTACCGCGTGCGGAACGTCAGCCTGGAAGGCAACGAGAAGCTCGCCGACGCCGCGCTGATGTCCGACCCGTCGCTCCGGCCCGGCGACTTCTACAACGCCCGCTTCCTGCAGAAGGACCGGGCGGAGATGGAGAAGCTCTACGGCGAACAGGGGCGGCTGTTCACGAAGATCCTGCCGGTCCCGGAGTTCCTCGAGGAGGAGCCCGGGGTGATCGACCTGACCTACCAAATTCAGGAAGATAAGGTCCGCTACATCCGCCACATCAATGTGGAAATTGTCGGCGACCACCCGCACACCCAGCGGAATCTGGCGCTCAATATCGTCCCGTTCGCCCCCGGTGATCGGGCGGATCCGGCGATGATCCGGAAGGGGCAGGACCGCGTGCGGGGTTCCTCCGTGTTCGGCACCGACGCCAGCGTCTCCGTGACCCCGGTGGACGAATCGGAGAACCCGGTCCGACAAGCCAGCGACATCCGCGGCCAAAGCCCCGACGCCCCGCCCTCCGCCGCGGGTCCGTCCGACGCGGGCCCGTCCGCGAGCCTCGCCCCGGCGACCTATCGCCGCGTCCTCCCGCCGACCGGCGGTTCCGGCGTGATGCAAGCACGGCCGGCGCCGTTGAGCGAACTGCCGGTGCGGGCGGCCTCCTACCACGGGAACGCCCCGGGCGACGCCGTGCGTAACGCCGACCGCGACCCGCTGACGCGGGCGGCCCGGCGGCCGGCCTCGCCGGAGAACGATCCGTCCGACTGGGTCGCGGCGAACCTGTTCCATCCGCCCGTCCCCCTCGGCGAGACCCTGCTGCCGCCGGCGTGGGTCCCCACGATCCCGACGTTCGACGGGCCGTCGGAATCCCCGATCGCTCAGATCACTCCGTCGGTGAAGAGCCCGGAGGAAAACGGGTTCATCACCCCGACCTACCGGGCCCAGAGCCCCGATTCGCCCTCCGCCGGCGGCGGGTGGGAGCCCGGCCCGGTCGTCCAGCCGGTCACCCCCGGCCCGGTTGTGACCGCCGAGGGCGAGTACAACCCCTTCCGCACCATCCAGCAGACCGGCGGCGAATACGGTCCGGGCGTGTCCAGCCCGCTGCTTCCGCAGAGCCCCAACGGCGGGCCGTTCCAGGGCACGTTCAACGAACCCCCGCCCTTCCAGGAGCCGCCCGGGTTCGTGGACATCGACGTCCGCGCCCGTGAGGAACGCACCGGCCGGTTCATGGTCGGCGCCGCGGTGAACAGCTCCAGCGGTTTGGTCGGTCAGGTCACGCTGCAGGAAGACAACTTCGACATCTGGAACTTCCCGCGGAGCTTTCAGGAACTCCGCAACGGCACCGCCTTCCGCGGTCGCGGCCAGCGCCTGCGGATCGAAGCGGTGCCCGGCGCCGAGGTCAGCCGCTACCTCATCAGCCTGACGGACCCGTACTTCCTCGACAGCCTCTACAGCGTGGGCGTCAGCGGGTTCTACTACAGCCGGTACTACGACGAGTGGGACGAGCAGCGGCTCGGCGGCCGTTTGACGGTCGGCCGGCAGCTCACGCCGTTCTGGAGCATCGTCGGCAGCAGCCGGTTGGAAGACGTGAAGATCTTCAATCCGACCTTCCCCACCCCGCCGAAACTCGCGGAGTCGGTCGGCGACAACACGCTGTTCACCGTCGGCGCCAGCCTGAAGTACGACAGCCGGAACCGGGCGATCCTACCCAGCGAGGGCACGTTCGCGGAGTTCGGCTACACGCAGGGCCTCGGCGACTTCGTCTACCCCCGCTTCGACGCCGAAGCCGCCCAGTACTGGCTGCTGAACGAACGCCCGGACGGCACCGGCCAGCACGTACTGAGCCTCAACGGCGCCGTCGGCCTCGCCGGCGACGACATGCCCATCTTCGAGAACTACTACCTCGGCGGCTTCCAGACCCTTCGCGGCTTCGACTTCCGCGGCGTCAGCCCGTTGCAGAACGGCGTGCGGGTCGGCGGGCGGTTCAGCACCTACGGCAGCTTGCAGTACCGCTTCCCGATTCTGGTCAACGACGCCCTGCAGGGGGTCGTCTTCAGCGACTTCGGTACGGTGAACGACAGCGTCTCGCTGGACGACTTCCGGGCTTCGGTCGGCGCCGGTATCCGGGTCAGCCTGCCGCAGGCCTTCGGCCCGGCGCCGCTGGCCTTCGACTTCGCCGTGCCCGTCGCCGGCCCGGACTTCGACGACGAGCAACTGTTCAGCTTCAACATCGGCATGACCCGCTGA
- the fae gene encoding formaldehyde-activating enzyme — MSLHVGEALVGEGNEVAHIDLMIGDKTGPVGHAFANALSRQSAGHSNLLAVLEPNLAVKPDTVMITKVTIKGAKQAVQMFGPAQYGVAKAVADCVADGTIPQDQAETLCIVCGVFIHWEADNDAKIYEYNYEATKLSIKRAMKQEPKVAEVVSKKDTAKHPFSGV; from the coding sequence ATGTCCCTGCACGTCGGCGAAGCCCTGGTGGGCGAAGGCAACGAAGTCGCCCACATCGATCTGATGATCGGCGACAAAACCGGCCCGGTCGGCCACGCCTTCGCCAACGCGCTGTCCCGCCAGTCCGCCGGGCACAGCAACCTGCTGGCCGTGCTGGAGCCGAACCTGGCGGTCAAACCGGACACCGTCATGATCACCAAGGTGACCATCAAGGGGGCGAAGCAGGCGGTCCAGATGTTCGGCCCGGCCCAGTACGGGGTCGCCAAGGCAGTCGCCGACTGCGTCGCCGACGGCACCATTCCCCAGGATCAGGCCGAAACGCTGTGCATCGTCTGCGGCGTGTTCATCCACTGGGAAGCGGACAACGACGCCAAGATCTACGAGTACAACTACGAGGCGACGAAGCTCAGCATCAAGCGGGCGATGAAGCAGGAGCCGAAGGTCGCCGAGGTGGTCTCGAAGAAGGATACCGCGAAGCACCCGTTCTCCGGCGTCTGA
- a CDS encoding NPCBM/NEW2 domain-containing protein produces MRPLPILAPLLVAVALAPAAAPTAAAAVEAEVEAALLDGPSVTGALIGLADERLRLSTADGERELPFADLAELRFAPPETAPPAPESAVRLVDGSTLPVSTVTLSDGRLNADVPGLDAMSLPGQSVRAIRFRPLAGADAERWEELATSNPDGDLVVVRRGERLDKLDGSVGGVGAETVSFLLNGSEVPLPRGRANFIGIVFGRAAAESKPTAVVRPHVGGALRASKLALTDDGSLEITLTGGGTLTAPLTGVASIDFAAGSVTPLADLPTRAPSETTAGWADEPWPVGRNRNLEGEPIRIAGRPFDRGLTLHAPAALEWRLPKDTARLRAVAGIEDARRALGVGEVDLTIAGDGRELFTRRLTHTDDPLELDVDVTGVRVLTITVGVGDDPFAGDHLALGNARLTQ; encoded by the coding sequence ATGAGGCCGCTTCCGATCCTCGCCCCGCTGCTGGTCGCCGTGGCCCTCGCCCCGGCCGCCGCTCCGACGGCCGCCGCGGCAGTGGAGGCCGAGGTGGAGGCGGCGCTGCTGGACGGCCCGTCGGTGACCGGCGCCCTCATCGGGCTGGCTGACGAACGGCTGCGGCTGTCGACCGCCGACGGCGAACGCGAGCTGCCGTTCGCCGATCTGGCGGAACTGCGGTTCGCCCCCCCGGAGACCGCCCCGCCGGCACCGGAGTCCGCGGTGCGGCTCGTCGACGGTAGCACGCTGCCTGTCTCCACTGTCACGCTCTCTGACGGACGGCTGAACGCAGACGTACCGGGGCTGGACGCGATGTCGCTGCCGGGGCAGTCAGTGCGGGCGATCCGCTTCCGCCCCCTCGCCGGCGCCGACGCAGAGCGGTGGGAGGAACTGGCGACCTCGAACCCGGACGGGGACCTCGTGGTGGTGCGACGCGGCGAGCGGCTGGACAAGCTCGACGGCAGCGTCGGCGGCGTGGGGGCGGAGACCGTTTCTTTCCTGCTGAACGGTTCCGAGGTGCCGCTGCCCCGGGGGCGGGCGAACTTTATCGGCATCGTCTTTGGCCGGGCGGCCGCGGAGTCCAAGCCGACCGCGGTGGTGCGGCCGCACGTCGGCGGGGCCCTGCGGGCGTCGAAGCTTGCGCTGACGGACGACGGTTCGCTGGAGATCACGCTGACCGGCGGCGGCACGCTAACCGCCCCGCTGACCGGGGTGGCCTCGATCGATTTCGCCGCCGGCTCCGTCACCCCGCTGGCGGACCTGCCGACCCGGGCGCCCTCCGAGACCACCGCCGGCTGGGCCGACGAACCTTGGCCCGTCGGCCGGAACCGCAATCTGGAGGGGGAACCGATCCGCATCGCCGGCCGCCCCTTCGACCGCGGCCTCACGCTGCACGCCCCGGCCGCCTTGGAGTGGCGTTTGCCGAAGGACACCGCCCGGCTGCGGGCCGTCGCGGGCATTGAGGACGCCCGCCGGGCCCTCGGCGTCGGCGAGGTCGACCTGACGATCGCCGGCGACGGCCGGGAGTTGTTCACTCGCCGCCTGACGCATACGGATGACCCGTTGGAACTGGACGTCGACGTCACCGGCGTCCGCGTTCTGACGATCACCGTCGGCGTCGGCGACGACCCCTTCGCCGGCGATCACCTCGCCCTCGGGAACGCGCGGCTCACGCAATGA
- a CDS encoding S1C family serine protease codes for MQRKTVRGVLVFAALLTCLGSPLDAAEAPLKVDPAVLEAQAARVAVIDKVAPSVVAIFGPDGGGGGSGVLISADGYAVTNFHVTDGCGDAMKCGLNDGRIYDAVIVGTDPVGDVALIKLLGRDDFPVAEFGDSDLVRPGDWCLALGNPFLLAKSDFAPTVTYGLVSGTHRYQEPAGTFLEYTDCLQIDASVNPGNSGGPLFAADGPQAGRLIGINGRISIKRGRVNSGAAYAISSNQVKYFLGHLRSGRALDHGTLNATVRTNFDGDVLFDRVLDGSAAQVRGIKEGDELVAFAGRPIRSVNQFKNVLGVYPAGWPLPLTVRRGTETLDFLVRTRGLNRRTDLLQTVAPKPGPPPNDVVKPLLEKRPGYANAHFNDVERDRVLASLGDDLSAGPWRITGTDVDGVSAEFTLADGGVGLKLGANRFLQSLEPDADVADEPPSTGGLLFALRQWQLLRSGQTEAFADLHYVGTEPLDWDGPTVDVLAAENRGMTTHFYVAVGADGKGFLRGFDSWQDNRGAAVEVRFDEERLTGPLPIPSRLRVFAAGQPYRNFEFTAATVADSGDAE; via the coding sequence ATGCAGAGGAAGACAGTCCGCGGCGTGCTCGTCTTCGCGGCGCTCCTGACCTGCCTGGGGTCGCCCCTCGACGCCGCGGAGGCGCCGCTGAAGGTCGATCCGGCCGTGCTGGAGGCTCAGGCGGCCCGCGTGGCGGTGATCGACAAGGTGGCGCCCTCCGTCGTCGCCATCTTTGGCCCGGACGGCGGCGGGGGCGGCTCGGGCGTGCTGATCTCCGCTGACGGCTACGCCGTCACAAACTTCCACGTCACCGACGGGTGCGGCGACGCGATGAAGTGCGGCCTCAACGACGGCCGCATCTACGACGCCGTGATCGTCGGCACCGACCCGGTCGGCGACGTGGCCCTCATCAAGCTGCTGGGCCGGGACGACTTCCCGGTTGCGGAGTTCGGCGACAGCGACCTCGTCCGACCCGGCGACTGGTGTCTGGCGCTGGGCAACCCGTTCCTGCTGGCCAAGTCCGACTTCGCCCCGACCGTCACCTACGGCCTCGTCAGCGGCACGCACCGCTATCAGGAGCCGGCCGGCACCTTCCTCGAATACACCGACTGCCTGCAGATCGACGCCAGCGTGAACCCCGGCAACTCCGGCGGCCCGCTGTTCGCCGCCGACGGGCCGCAGGCCGGCAGGCTGATCGGCATCAACGGGCGAATCAGCATCAAGCGGGGCCGCGTGAACAGCGGGGCGGCCTACGCGATCAGCTCGAACCAGGTGAAGTACTTCCTTGGCCATCTCCGCAGCGGCCGGGCGCTGGATCACGGCACGCTGAACGCCACCGTCCGCACCAACTTCGACGGCGACGTGCTGTTCGACCGCGTGCTGGACGGCTCCGCGGCTCAAGTCCGCGGGATCAAGGAGGGGGACGAACTGGTCGCCTTCGCCGGGCGGCCCATTCGCAGCGTGAACCAGTTCAAAAACGTGCTGGGAGTGTATCCGGCCGGCTGGCCGCTGCCGCTGACGGTGCGGCGGGGGACCGAGACGCTGGACTTCCTCGTCCGCACCCGCGGTCTGAACCGACGGACCGACCTGTTGCAAACGGTCGCCCCCAAGCCGGGGCCGCCGCCGAACGACGTGGTCAAGCCGCTGTTGGAGAAGCGGCCCGGTTACGCGAACGCCCATTTCAACGACGTGGAACGGGACCGCGTGCTGGCCTCCCTCGGCGACGACCTCTCCGCCGGCCCCTGGCGGATCACCGGGACGGACGTCGACGGCGTGTCGGCGGAGTTCACCCTGGCTGACGGCGGCGTGGGTCTGAAACTGGGGGCGAACCGCTTCCTCCAATCACTGGAGCCGGACGCCGATGTGGCCGACGAACCGCCAAGCACCGGGGGGCTGCTGTTCGCCCTGCGTCAGTGGCAACTTTTGCGAAGCGGCCAGACGGAGGCGTTCGCCGACCTACATTACGTCGGGACGGAGCCGCTGGACTGGGACGGGCCGACGGTGGACGTGCTCGCCGCGGAGAACCGCGGGATGACGACGCACTTCTACGTGGCGGTCGGCGCCGACGGGAAGGGGTTCCTGCGGGGCTTCGACTCCTGGCAGGACAACCGCGGCGCCGCCGTCGAGGTGCGGTTCGACGAGGAGCGGCTGACTGGCCCGCTGCCGATTCCGTCGCGGCTGCGCGTCTTCGCCGCCGGCCAGCCGTACCGCAACTTCGAGTTCACCGCCGCGACCGTCGCCGATTCGGGAGACGCTGAATGA
- a CDS encoding mandelate racemase/muconate lactonizing enzyme family protein, producing MSNPQDVRVVACEVTFEPVPFRAPLKFGGRVVDRTDLINAAVTVERRDGQTATGHGSMPVGNVWAWPSSAVGPDQAEPAMKRFAGGAGRALTASGGYGDVIEHGHRLLESHAETAREVQAGSDLPEPLPPLAQLVAASPIDAALHDAVGRVHDRSSFDVLGPEFLNRDLSAYLDGRFAGEYLDRYTLRAPKVTMPLYHLVGALDPLTNADVEKPIGDGLPETLAEWIAADGLTHFKIKLAGDDLDWDVDRVLRVERVVAEAKGQGAAWQYSCDFNEKCRDAAYVVEFLDRVKAGSPGAFDRIQYLEQPTHRDLFAHPIPVHEAAKIKPVVIDESLTGYGALLRAVDLGYSGVALKACKGQTESLLMGAAAQKLGLFLCVQDLTCPGASFLHSASLAARIPTVAAIEGNGRQYCPAPNAAWAPRYPGLFEITDGTVRTAELDGPGLGFK from the coding sequence ATGAGCAACCCCCAAGACGTCCGCGTCGTCGCCTGCGAGGTGACGTTCGAACCGGTCCCGTTCCGCGCCCCGCTGAAGTTCGGCGGGCGGGTGGTGGACCGCACCGACCTCATCAACGCCGCCGTCACCGTCGAACGTCGTGACGGCCAAACGGCGACCGGGCACGGCTCGATGCCGGTCGGGAACGTCTGGGCCTGGCCGAGTTCCGCCGTCGGTCCCGACCAGGCCGAACCCGCGATGAAACGGTTCGCCGGCGGGGCGGGGCGGGCGTTAACGGCTTCGGGGGGGTACGGCGACGTGATCGAACACGGGCATCGCCTGCTCGAAAGTCACGCCGAGACCGCCCGCGAGGTTCAGGCCGGCTCGGACCTCCCGGAGCCGCTCCCGCCGCTCGCCCAACTCGTCGCCGCCTCGCCGATCGACGCCGCCCTGCACGATGCCGTCGGCCGCGTGCACGACCGCAGCAGCTTCGACGTGCTGGGGCCGGAGTTCCTGAACCGCGACCTGTCGGCGTACCTCGACGGCCGCTTCGCCGGGGAGTACCTCGACCGCTATACGCTGCGGGCGCCGAAGGTGACGATGCCGCTGTATCACCTCGTCGGCGCCCTCGACCCGCTGACGAACGCGGACGTCGAGAAGCCCATCGGCGACGGTCTGCCGGAGACGCTGGCGGAGTGGATCGCCGCGGACGGGCTCACCCACTTCAAAATTAAACTGGCCGGCGACGACCTCGATTGGGACGTGGATCGCGTGTTACGCGTCGAGCGCGTCGTCGCCGAGGCGAAGGGGCAGGGGGCCGCGTGGCAGTACTCCTGCGACTTCAACGAGAAGTGCCGCGACGCCGCCTACGTCGTTGAGTTTCTCGACCGGGTGAAGGCGGGCAGCCCGGGGGCGTTCGATCGGATTCAGTACCTCGAACAGCCCACCCACCGGGATCTTTTTGCTCACCCGATCCCCGTGCACGAGGCGGCGAAGATTAAGCCGGTGGTCATCGACGAATCGTTGACCGGCTACGGTGCCCTACTTCGGGCGGTGGACCTCGGCTACAGCGGGGTCGCCCTCAAGGCCTGCAAGGGGCAGACGGAGAGCCTGCTGATGGGCGCCGCGGCCCAGAAGCTCGGGCTGTTCCTCTGCGTGCAGGACCTGACCTGCCCGGGGGCCTCCTTCCTGCACTCCGCCAGCCTCGCCGCCCGCATCCCCACCGTCGCCGCGATCGAGGGCAACGGCCGCCAGTACTGCCCGGCGCCGAACGCGGCCTGGGCTCCGCGTTACCCCGGTCTGTTCGAGATCACCGACGGCACGGTCCGCACCGCGGAACTGGACGGTCCGGGCCTCGGGTTCAAGTAA
- a CDS encoding ATP-grasp domain-containing protein: protein MADPDLLIVGGSVRAAAWCAVRAGLKVAALDRYNDLDLLAVAEPCFNWDGSDEQVERVVGELGVPWMYTGPLENRPDLVDRCAALAPLRGTCGEALRRVRDPFELHAALMAFAESRRTRAEALRVLDVRSADDPPPYAPKEIRTVDFFCASEVPLWLLKPLDSGGGAGIAVWDAAAVDHPTRERPHYFQQIMTSGDRRGCRPVSVSADAAPGGVRLLGSCSQGPAQLLGRLHQGFRWSEACGPGFVRRSFAAEMAEHLAMWFDLRGLFGVDLCTYAGDGDGAKASFAVVEVNPRFTATMDLLDDIRSGPTGPFGTASRTDVGVVSARRRKKVIYAKRDCRLREHRPLPIFSPDARGWVADVPEQGAVVRAREPICTVYGSGEGIHNLRAAEVRVLTLLAPVQLRPDTSDP from the coding sequence ATGGCCGATCCCGACCTGCTGATCGTCGGCGGCAGCGTGCGGGCCGCCGCCTGGTGCGCTGTGCGGGCCGGGCTGAAGGTTGCGGCACTGGACCGCTACAACGACCTCGATCTGCTCGCCGTCGCGGAGCCCTGCTTCAATTGGGACGGCAGTGACGAACAGGTCGAACGGGTCGTCGGCGAACTCGGCGTGCCCTGGATGTACACCGGCCCGCTGGAGAACCGCCCGGACCTCGTCGACCGCTGCGCCGCCCTCGCCCCGCTACGAGGCACGTGCGGCGAGGCCCTGCGGCGGGTCCGGGACCCCTTCGAGTTGCATGCGGCCCTCATGGCGTTCGCCGAGTCGCGGCGGACGCGGGCGGAAGCCCTGCGAGTCCTCGACGTACGATCGGCGGACGACCCGCCGCCCTACGCTCCGAAGGAGATCAGAACCGTTGATTTTTTCTGCGCCTCCGAGGTCCCGCTCTGGTTGCTGAAACCGCTCGACTCCGGCGGCGGCGCGGGGATCGCCGTCTGGGACGCAGCGGCGGTCGACCATCCCACACGCGAGAGACCGCACTATTTCCAGCAGATTATGACGAGCGGCGACCGAAGGGGATGCCGCCCCGTCAGCGTGTCGGCGGACGCCGCCCCCGGCGGGGTGCGGCTGCTGGGTTCCTGCTCACAAGGGCCCGCGCAGCTTCTGGGCCGGCTCCATCAGGGCTTCCGCTGGAGCGAAGCCTGCGGCCCCGGCTTTGTCCGGCGGTCGTTCGCGGCCGAAATGGCAGAGCACCTTGCTATGTGGTTCGACCTCCGCGGATTGTTCGGGGTCGACCTGTGTACCTACGCGGGAGACGGAGACGGAGCGAAAGCCTCGTTCGCCGTTGTCGAGGTGAACCCGCGGTTCACGGCGACGATGGACCTGCTGGACGACATTCGAAGCGGGCCGACCGGACCTTTCGGGACCGCCTCCCGAACCGACGTGGGCGTCGTGTCTGCCCGTCGGCGGAAGAAAGTGATCTACGCAAAACGAGACTGCCGACTCCGCGAACACCGCCCGCTACCCATCTTCTCGCCGGACGCACGCGGCTGGGTCGCGGACGTGCCGGAGCAGGGGGCGGTCGTGCGAGCCCGCGAGCCGATCTGCACGGTGTACGGTTCCGGCGAAGGCATCCACAACCTCCGGGCGGCGGAGGTGAGGGTCCTAACCTTACTGGCGCCCGTCCAGTTAAGGCCGGACACTTCGGACCCATGA
- a CDS encoding methylene-tetrahydromethanopterin dehydrogenase N-terminal domain-containing protein: MKRILLQLDADAQPSAFDRIVAFDAGADEVLAYGGVTPESAVALTHGAIFTRGPQDLKHTAIFVGGSDAAQAEAIADAVRGAFFGPLRVSLLCDPNGANTTAAAAVLSARSGEGFDGPAAVLGLGPVGGRVASLLKERGVSVRTFDPDESRHGTAPSVEDAIDGAAAVFACGPAGVEIASVAAVAAAGVRVAVDLNAVPPAGLTGVDAQDRAQDREGVRCYGALAVGGLKMKIHRAAVAALFEGNDRVFGAAEALAIGERLSRAK, from the coding sequence ATGAAGCGCATCCTGCTCCAACTCGATGCGGACGCCCAGCCGTCCGCGTTCGACCGGATCGTCGCGTTCGACGCCGGGGCGGACGAGGTGCTGGCCTACGGCGGCGTCACGCCGGAGAGCGCCGTCGCCCTGACGCACGGGGCGATCTTTACCCGCGGCCCGCAGGACCTGAAGCACACGGCGATCTTTGTCGGCGGGTCGGATGCGGCGCAGGCCGAGGCGATCGCCGATGCGGTCCGTGGCGCCTTCTTCGGTCCGCTGCGGGTCAGCCTGCTGTGCGATCCGAACGGGGCGAACACCACCGCGGCCGCGGCCGTGCTGTCGGCCCGCTCCGGCGAGGGATTCGACGGTCCCGCGGCCGTGCTGGGGCTGGGGCCGGTCGGCGGCCGCGTCGCGTCCCTGCTGAAGGAACGCGGCGTGTCGGTTCGGACGTTCGACCCGGACGAGAGCCGTCATGGCACGGCGCCCAGCGTCGAGGATGCGATCGACGGCGCCGCGGCCGTGTTCGCCTGCGGCCCGGCCGGGGTGGAGATCGCGTCCGTGGCGGCGGTGGCCGCGGCGGGCGTCCGCGTTGCGGTCGACCTGAACGCGGTTCCCCCCGCCGGCCTCACCGGCGTGGACGCTCAGGACCGGGCACAGGACCGCGAGGGCGTACGGTGTTACGGGGCGCTGGCGGTCGGCGGGCTCAAGATGAAGATCCATCGGGCGGCGGTCGCGGCGCTGTTTGAAGGGAACGATCGGGTCTTCGGCGCCGCGGAGGCGCTGGCGATCGGCGAGCGACTGTCGCGCGCGAAGTGA